One Planctomycetota bacterium genomic window carries:
- a CDS encoding Rrf2 family transcriptional regulator, with amino-acid sequence MMQASQKCQYALRAVLELAKRLGEGPATASDIADAQAIPPKFLELILQELRQAGLVESRRGPQGGYLLAGDPRALTVGQVIRLIEGPFAPVSCIAAGDPGAPEPCPLQGRCAFLNMWERAHSAVAGVLDATTFQDLIEAEREVAFVPNYCI; translated from the coding sequence ATGATGCAGGCCTCGCAGAAGTGCCAATACGCCCTCCGGGCCGTCCTCGAACTGGCCAAACGCCTCGGCGAAGGCCCCGCTACCGCTTCGGACATCGCCGACGCCCAGGCCATTCCGCCGAAATTCCTGGAATTGATCCTCCAGGAACTGCGGCAAGCGGGCCTAGTGGAATCGCGGCGCGGACCCCAGGGCGGATACCTCCTGGCCGGGGACCCTCGTGCCCTGACCGTCGGCCAGGTCATCCGCCTCATCGAGGGCCCCTTCGCCCCCGTCTCGTGCATTGCCGCCGGCGATCCCGGCGCGCCGGAACCGTGCCCCCTCCAGGGAAGATGCGCCTTCCTTAACATGTGGGAGCGGGCGCACTCGGCCGTCGCCGGCGTATTGGATGCCACCACCTTTCAGGACCTCATCGAAGCCGAACGGGAGGTTGCCTTTGTCCCGAACTATTGC